In the uncultured Methanobacterium sp. genome, one interval contains:
- the hmd gene encoding 5,10-methenyltetrahydromethanopterin hydrogenase, translating into MKLAILGAGCYRTHAASGITNFSRACEVAEQVGKPEIAMTHSTIAMGAELKELAGIDEIVVSDPVFDNDFTVIDDFEYEAVIEAHKENPESIMPQIREKVNAVAKDLPKPPKGAIHFTHPEDLGFEVTTDDNEAVQDADWVMTWFPKGDMQMGIIKKFADDLKEGAILTHACTVPTTMFQKIFEDLSSDEMNIAPKVNVSSYHPGAVPEMKGQVYIAEGYASEEAICNLVDWGVAARGNAFKLPAELLGPVCDMCSALTAITYAGILSYRDSVMNILGAPAGFAQMMAKESLTQVTDLMNSVGIDHMEEKLDPGALLGTADSMNFGAAADVLPSVLEVLENRKGKGPTCNI; encoded by the coding sequence ATGAAACTTGCAATATTGGGGGCCGGTTGTTACAGAACCCACGCAGCCAGTGGGATAACTAACTTTAGCCGAGCCTGCGAAGTAGCAGAACAAGTAGGAAAACCAGAAATAGCCATGACTCATTCCACCATAGCCATGGGGGCAGAACTCAAGGAATTAGCAGGCATAGATGAAATAGTGGTATCAGATCCTGTATTTGACAATGACTTCACAGTCATTGATGATTTTGAATACGAAGCAGTTATTGAAGCTCACAAAGAAAACCCTGAAAGCATAATGCCACAGATCAGGGAAAAAGTCAATGCAGTAGCTAAAGATCTTCCAAAACCACCTAAAGGTGCTATTCACTTTACTCACCCTGAAGATCTGGGTTTCGAAGTCACCACCGATGATAATGAAGCAGTTCAGGATGCAGACTGGGTTATGACATGGTTCCCTAAGGGTGACATGCAGATGGGAATCATTAAAAAATTCGCCGATGACCTTAAAGAAGGCGCTATCCTGACCCATGCCTGTACAGTACCTACCACCATGTTCCAGAAAATATTCGAAGACCTATCAAGCGATGAAATGAACATTGCACCAAAAGTCAATGTATCATCATATCACCCTGGAGCAGTACCTGAAATGAAAGGACAGGTATACATTGCAGAAGGTTACGCTTCTGAAGAAGCTATCTGTAACCTGGTTGATTGGGGTGTAGCAGCACGTGGTAATGCATTCAAATTACCTGCAGAACTGTTAGGTCCAGTTTGTGACATGTGCTCAGCACTCACTGCCATAACCTACGCTGGAATCTTGAGCTACCGTGACTCAGTAATGAACATCCTGGGAGCTCCAGCAGGTTTCGCCCAGATGATGGCCAAAGAATCACTGACCCAGGTAACCGATCTGATGAACAGTGTGGGAATTGACCACATGGAAGAAAAACTGGATCCCGGAGCACTCCTGGGAACAGCAGACTCCATGAACTTCGGTGCTGCCGCAGATGTCTTACCTTCAGTCCTGGAAGTACTGGAAAACAGAAAAGGAAAGGGGCCAACCTGTAACATATAA
- the hmdB gene encoding 5,10-methenyltetrahydromethanopterin hydrogenase cofactor biosynthesis protein HmdB codes for MINRIIKRALNEEDLRKDEVLELFRTKSHENTLKIFEAASKLRDSKNRSIKLTSTVHLTNLCKVTPKCKYCGFAAKTSSEGYYHSFTKTEDEILMAARSVERSGIPRVSCSGAHGYNGQHAVQAARIVKENTKLELLVNVGSDLNPEALKQLAEYQTDTVCCNLETINQKLFNHLKPGELLKDRLMACKMVNDMDIELSSGLLIGVGESYQDRVNHLFLLKEFPTLGEIPIMGFNPYLDTPMADHPPCSLIEQMKTIAITRLMFNDLRITVPTPTIGPENVKFSLMSGADNVATVIPDDYPLDVKGVGSPSCGNLKEVLRTIKELGLNPEINEIPCPVKEVGITEI; via the coding sequence TTGATAAACAGAATTATCAAAAGGGCGTTAAATGAAGAAGATTTAAGAAAAGATGAAGTTCTGGAATTGTTCCGAACAAAATCTCATGAAAACACCCTTAAAATTTTTGAAGCTGCTTCAAAACTACGAGATTCCAAAAACAGGAGTATTAAACTCACCTCAACTGTTCATTTAACCAATTTATGTAAAGTCACCCCGAAATGTAAATACTGTGGTTTTGCAGCTAAAACATCCTCTGAAGGATACTATCATTCTTTCACAAAAACAGAAGATGAAATATTAATGGCAGCCAGATCTGTGGAAAGATCTGGAATTCCCCGGGTCAGCTGCTCCGGCGCCCATGGATACAACGGACAGCATGCTGTTCAGGCTGCTAGAATTGTAAAAGAAAACACTAAACTGGAGTTGCTGGTGAATGTTGGTTCTGATTTGAATCCAGAAGCCCTGAAACAACTTGCTGAGTACCAGACTGACACAGTGTGCTGTAACCTTGAAACAATAAACCAAAAACTATTCAATCATCTAAAACCTGGTGAACTACTTAAAGACCGGTTAATGGCATGTAAAATGGTTAACGATATGGATATAGAATTATCATCTGGTTTACTTATTGGAGTTGGTGAATCATACCAGGACCGTGTAAACCACCTGTTTTTACTTAAAGAATTCCCCACCCTGGGTGAAATACCAATTATGGGCTTTAATCCTTATCTGGACACGCCCATGGCGGATCATCCCCCTTGTTCACTGATTGAGCAGATGAAAACCATAGCTATAACCCGATTGATGTTCAATGATTTACGGATCACTGTTCCCACCCCCACCATAGGCCCGGAGAATGTTAAGTTTTCATTAATGTCCGGGGCAGATAATGTGGCAACTGTAATTCCAGATGACTATCCACTGGATGTTAAGGGAGTTGGTTCTCCAAGTTGTGGAAACCTTAAGGAAGTTCTTCGCACTATTAAAGAACTTGGACTTAACCCTGAAATTAATGAAATCCCCTGTCCTGTTAAAGAAGTGGGAATCACTGAAATATAA
- the mcrD gene encoding methyl-coenzyme M reductase operon protein D produces MDIESDVESQVTDIEIFPHRLLGCETTEKLLIDLDGINEVNRIVLHGRRMSISETGEESRFITIKGEKIDLHVKTGRVLIEVKTTEIEDPDQFHDNLREICARHLPFGFNMTEGTFIRKQKTVTDGLKYGASLEHLPDEMIGLTDQNAPIHERATIIRK; encoded by the coding sequence ATGGATATTGAAAGTGATGTTGAAAGTCAGGTAACAGATATTGAAATATTTCCCCACCGTTTGTTGGGTTGTGAAACTACTGAAAAGCTATTAATTGACTTGGATGGTATAAATGAGGTTAATAGGATAGTTCTACATGGGAGAAGAATGTCAATTTCAGAAACTGGTGAAGAATCCAGATTTATAACAATTAAGGGTGAAAAAATTGATTTGCATGTCAAAACTGGCAGAGTTTTAATTGAAGTAAAAACAACCGAAATAGAAGATCCTGATCAGTTCCATGATAATTTAAGGGAAATATGTGCCCGGCATCTACCATTTGGATTTAACATGACGGAAGGAACTTTCATCCGTAAACAGAAAACAGTGACTGATGGACTTAAATATGGGGCTAGTTTAGAACACTTGCCTGATGAGATGATCGGATTAACTGATCAAAATGCCCCGATCCATGAAAGAGCTACAATTATCCGGAAATAG